A window of Loxodonta africana isolate mLoxAfr1 chromosome 3, mLoxAfr1.hap2, whole genome shotgun sequence genomic DNA:
TAGTAGCAGTGCCCTGAGGCTCAGGATGAGGGGTCTGAGGAGCCCCCTGGTCCAGGGGGCCCCCCCGGGCGCAGGGGATGGCACCTGGGCCGAGTGTGCCCACCCCGTGGGAGGAGGGCAGCCTAGGGCCTAGGGTCCGACtgggcggcggcggcagcagtgGTGGCGACCGAGGACGCTCACCAGTTGAGGAAACCCATCACGGCCAGGACCGCATAGCCCAGCACCAGGAAGAGCACCTTGAGCAGCCGGTCGCTCTTCTCCTCCAGCTCCTTGGCCAAGATCTCGAAGAAGGTGACAAAAAGAAAAGTGCCGCCTGCCAGGCCCTGCAGCAGCACCGAGGCCACGCTGCTGGGCACGCCCTGAGCACTCTCGATGCCCAGGCCAGCGCCGATGCCCACCGGGATCATGGCGCTCACCGTGACTGCCAGCTTGGCGGCATCCCGCAGCGGCATGGCACTCCGGGCCATGCTGATGCCCAGGGCCACGGCCACCAGTGTCTCGTGGATGGCCACGCCCACGAAGAGGCTGACTACCTTCTCGCCTTCCTCCTGCAGGCCCAGCGCCAGGCCCTCGAAGATGGAGTGGGCCGAGAGTGCGAAGACCAGGCTGAGCAGGCGCAGTGGGCTGGACCGGGACAGCTCCTGGACGCTCAGGCCGTGGCTGTGGGCATGGGGGGCGGGCTCGGCGTACAGCGCGTGCCCCCGACCACTGCCCATGAAGGGGCTCTCGTACTCAGAGTCACTGCCTGCGTCTGAGCCGGCGTTGAAGGTCTCCAGGTCGATGAAAGATGGCTTCTCCTTGCGGAAGGTCAGGATGAGCTGCTCCAGGAAGACCGTCATGAAGAAGCCCAGCATCATGATGGTCTCGGCCAGTGGGTAGTTGGTGCTGATGTGGCCCAGGCTCAGAACCTTCTGGAGCTGGGGCAGGTGACACGTGGGAAAGAGGTTCAGAGGCAAAGACCACAATAGGATTTGTCAAACTTGAACGGTTCAGTTAGCAAAGCTCACAAGTACCCAGttcacatccatccatccatccaacggAATATTACccagcttggagccctggtggcataatggttaagagctcgatggctaaccaaaaggctggcagttcgaatccaccagctgctccttggaaaccgtacggggcagttctactctgtcctacagggttgctatgagtaggaatagactcaacggcagcaggtttgggatGCCCATATTcgtagcagcactattcacaatggccaaaagatggaaacgacaCAAGAGTCCATCAGTGGACGACAGATAAGCACAACATGGTCCATCCGCACAAGGGAATACCACTcggctgtaaagagaaatgaagtccggGTGCCTGCCATGACAGGGACAATCCCTGACAACATCAGGCTGGGCGAAGGAAGTCCGCCACAAAGGGACAagcactgtatgatctcactcatACACAACGAGCAAATACACAGAAACCGAAGATGATCAGTGGTTGCCGGGGCAAGAGGGAGGGGAAAGGTTCGGCTGAGGGGCGCAGAACTTATGCCCATGGCGGCGGAACAATCCGGAGAAGGACAGCGACAGTGGTCGTACAGCTTGAGGAATGGAATCAATGCCACTGACTTGTACATGCGGATATCGTGGGATTGGTAAAGGTTTCACTGTGCATATttgtaccacaataaaacaaagaaagagagagag
This region includes:
- the SLC39A3 gene encoding zinc transporter ZIP3, which codes for MMKLLVAKVLCMGGVFFFMLLGSLLPVRIIEADFEKAHRSKKVLSLCNTFGGGVFLATCFNALLPAVREKLQKVLSLGHISTNYPLAETIMMLGFFMTVFLEQLILTFRKEKPSFIDLETFNAGSDAGSDSEYESPFMGSGRGHALYAEPAPHAHSHGLSVQELSRSSPLRLLSLVFALSAHSIFEGLALGLQEEGEKVVSLFVGVAIHETLVAVALGISMARSAMPLRDAAKLAVTVSAMIPVGIGAGLGIESAQGVPSSVASVLLQGLAGGTFLFVTFFEILAKELEEKSDRLLKVLFLVLGYAVLAVMGFLNW